The genome window GTCGGAGAGTGCACGCGCGGCGGCCGAGGCCGCGATGAGGTCGCTCCCTGCGACACGCTCGGCCTCCGGCCAGCGCGCCGGTGCGGCGCCGTATGCGTCCAGCAGCTCGCGCAATCGCTCCGGCGTCATCGGCGTCAGTCGCCTTTCAGGAGCATCGGGGCGATCGCGCGAAGGTGGGCGCGCAGGGCGCGCCGGGCACGGGCGAGGAGCGACTCCAGCGCCTCCACGCTGACGTTCATGACCTCCGCCGCCTCGATGTTTCGCAGCCCCTGATAGTGGCAGAGCGCCACCGCCACCCGCTGCATCTCGGGGAGCTTCGCGAGCGCGGCGTCCACGTGGCGCGCGACGTCGTGGTCGTGCACCGGTGCGCTCGGATCGGCGGCGGGATCGACGAGGTCCAACAGGCCGTCCGACGTCGTCTCGCGCCGTTTGGCGATGCGATCGAGGCAGGCGTTCATCGCGACCCGATGGAGCCAGGTGCGGAACTGCGCGTCGCCGCGCCGCCAGCGCGGTGCGGCGGCCCACACGCGCAGGAAGACCTCCTGAGCCGTGTCCTCGGCATCACTGCGATTCCCGAGCATGCGGTACGCGAACGCCACGATGCGCGTGAGATGTCGCTCGACGAGGCGCTCGCAGGCCGCGCGATCGCCCCTGCCGGCGCGCACCATCAGCGCTTCGTCCGAATCCGCTCTCATCCCCCGGTGCCGTCGGGCACGGCGCCGCGTAGCACGTCTCGTCGCGGGCCACATCGCCCCCCAACCAAGCGTTTGTCCACGGCGCCCCGACCATTGGTCGTTCCCCCCGGATCCGGAATCGCGCTCGGGCACGTTCGTGCCCGTTCGTCTGAGGGTTGAACGGCCCGCGCGTCGAAATCCGTCGCAGCAGCGCAACGGAGCTACGACCAAGGGCTCGAATCGCGCCTCCGGGTCCTTCAGCGAGTGGGCCCGCGGTCGCGCGGAGGACCGGGACCGCCGGGCATGCGCCGCGTCCTTCGCCGTCGCGCGATGCGTGCGACCGCGCGGGCGAACTGACGCGCGAGCCGGGCGAGCTCCGTGTCGCCGCGGGGCATGAGGAGTTCCCGCGCCGTGCGCGATACCGGCGGCGTGGCAGGTATCGGAGAGGTCGCCGGTGGCGCGATGAAGCGATAGCCGCGGCGATGCGCGGTTTCGATGAAGCGCGCACATCGCGCGTCGTCGCCGAGCGCGGACCGGAGCTCGCGGATGCATCCGGAGAGCACCGACGGTGAGACGTGCGTCGCGGGCCAGACGGCGTCGAGCAGCTCGTCCTTCGGCACCAGCCGACCAGGGTGGAGCGCCAGATATTCCAGCACCGCGAACGCCTTCAGGCGAAGAGGAACGTTGGCGTCGCCCCGCAGCAGCCGGCCGCTCAGGCGGTCGAGGCGGTACGGCCCGAAGGACACGACCATCGGCCCACCTGCCGCGGCGCCGTTCACGTCGCATCCAAATCGCAGCGTTTTCTCATCGCGTTCCCAAGACTCCGGCGGCCACGGCGGCCTACGTCTCCTTTCGCCGTCCTCGGTCGGACGGCGAAGGGAGGGATGGAGTCATGAACAAGCAACGAGGAGTCTTCGGGTTGGCGATCGCGCTGGCGCTCGGCGGTGCGGCACAGGCGGACTTCGGCGATCCCGTGATCGGCCTCACCGCGGAGGAGCTGCAGCGGTTCACCGACGGGCAGGCCGCCTTCGCATCGGTCGAGGAGGCCGACGAGGGCCTGGGGCCGATCTTCAACGGCACGTCGTGCGGCGGCTGCCACAGCGTCGGCGCGCTCGGCGGCGGCAGCGACACGGTCGAGACGCGCTTCGGCACCACCACCGGCGGCGCCTTCGACCCGCTCGCATCGCTCGGTGGCTCGCTGATCCAGAATCAGGGCATCGGTGCCGCCGGTGCGTGCACCTTCGTGGGCGAGGTCGTTCCCCCGCAGGCGACGATCCGCGCCGGCCGCCGCACGACGCCGCTCTTCGGTCTGGGGCTCGTGGACGCCGTGCCCGATGCGACGTTCGTCGCGCTCGCGCGGACGCAGGCGCGCCGCACCCCCGCCACGGCCGGGCGGGCCAACATGGTCGTGAACGTCGTCAGCGGCGGCACGTCGGTCGGGAAGTTCGGGTGGAAGGCGCAGGTGCCGAGCCTGATCCAGTTCTCGGGCGACGCCTACGTGAACGAGATGGGGATCACGACGCCCATGTTCCCCGACGAGATGTGTCCGAACGGCGACTGCTCGCTCCTCGCCTGCGACCCCGTGCCGGGCATCGACGACGATCTCGAGGACGTGGAGGCGTTCAATGCGTTCATGAGCTTCCTCGCCCCGCCGCCGCGGCTCGGGCCGGTCGACTTCGCGCTCGCGTCGGCACAGCTCCAGCAGACGTTCCCCGGCACGTCGTCGTCGGCGCTCGCCCGTGGCGGCAGCCGGGTCTTCGGTCGCATCGGCTGTGACGATTGCCACGCGCCGGCGCTGACCAGCGGCCCCAGCCCGGTCGCCGCGCTCAACCGCCGGCGCTTCCGGCCGTACTCCGACTTCCTGCTGCACGACATGGGCAGCCTCGGCGACGGCATCGAGCAGGGCACGGCGAGCGGTCGCGAGATGCGCACGGCGCCGCTGTGGGGCCTGCATGTGATCACGACCTTCCTCCACGACGGCCGTGCGAAGACGATCGAGGAGGCGATCCTCGCCCACGATGGACAGGGAGCGCCGGCGCGCGGCCGGTTCCTGGCGCTGCGGCCCATACAGAGGGCGTCGCTGCTGGCGTTCCTGGGAACCCTCTGACCTGCTGCACGACAACGGCCGCC of Candidatus Eisenbacteria bacterium contains these proteins:
- a CDS encoding di-heme oxidoredictase family protein; translation: MNKQRGVFGLAIALALGGAAQADFGDPVIGLTAEELQRFTDGQAAFASVEEADEGLGPIFNGTSCGGCHSVGALGGGSDTVETRFGTTTGGAFDPLASLGGSLIQNQGIGAAGACTFVGEVVPPQATIRAGRRTTPLFGLGLVDAVPDATFVALARTQARRTPATAGRANMVVNVVSGGTSVGKFGWKAQVPSLIQFSGDAYVNEMGITTPMFPDEMCPNGDCSLLACDPVPGIDDDLEDVEAFNAFMSFLAPPPRLGPVDFALASAQLQQTFPGTSSSALARGGSRVFGRIGCDDCHAPALTSGPSPVAALNRRRFRPYSDFLLHDMGSLGDGIEQGTASGREMRTAPLWGLHVITTFLHDGRAKTIEEAILAHDGQGAPARGRFLALRPIQRASLLAFLGTL
- a CDS encoding transcriptional regulator, with translation MNGAAAGGPMVVSFGPYRLDRLSGRLLRGDANVPLRLKAFAVLEYLALHPGRLVPKDELLDAVWPATHVSPSVLSGCIRELRSALGDDARCARFIETAHRRGYRFIAPPATSPIPATPPVSRTARELLMPRGDTELARLARQFARAVARIARRRRTRRMPGGPGPPRDRGPTR
- a CDS encoding RNA polymerase sigma factor, with the translated sequence MWPATRRATRRRARRHRGMRADSDEALMVRAGRGDRAACERLVERHLTRIVAFAYRMLGNRSDAEDTAQEVFLRVWAAAPRWRRGDAQFRTWLHRVAMNACLDRIAKRRETTSDGLLDLVDPAADPSAPVHDHDVARHVDAALAKLPEMQRVAVALCHYQGLRNIEAAEVMNVSVEALESLLARARRALRAHLRAIAPMLLKGD